A genome region from Leptospiraceae bacterium includes the following:
- a CDS encoding PEGA domain-containing protein, producing the protein MSFIYVIRILILLFVIGGCSSVTTLTGVSSKMEKPEVVFENTVVTEAPLVFDEKDYKSRKSSKKKPFFTFAPILFPAGFNNELIAVFHQENRLFWQNTESKEVKVPIDAWKSQENLRKEFLEQDIDSFINTDLGYDGESLRVKQTLIDPVNQKEYGSIEFEMAVILPGQPDSKAKLELYKAENKIKVLEEIKVPILKFVKRPDRNLQIALLRSTVSAHLNVSSSSSDTIFYLDGREIGKLPVRRMMVPDGPHQITYKKTGIPSVNKKILTRSGEEVNLIHEWEDDLSVGSLKLFSFPKGLKVSWNKEVKGETPFFLYGINPGKYKMEFSKYHESKKSNITLREFDVDVEPKNITSLFFPMELYDAFSSASVDFWSPVLGGVNVNYSGNLTFENRSGLVIDKPKGIVSQPILPDSMEISSAFFLPSEMGSGNVSFSLMTKNSIFTLEAEKEKVFIYKFPSNGNSIAAYTYEPQVNEPNRSFKIITDKENNKISIFLKDKNIYEDEIDFSDTWKISILLRGNASPKVNALRYLWIKYPKYIQLLKPEKN; encoded by the coding sequence TTGAGTTTTATTTACGTTATTAGAATATTAATTTTATTATTTGTTATTGGGGGATGTTCATCAGTTACCACATTGACAGGTGTATCTTCCAAAATGGAGAAACCAGAAGTTGTCTTTGAGAATACTGTTGTAACGGAAGCTCCACTTGTATTTGATGAGAAAGATTATAAATCTAGAAAATCATCCAAGAAAAAACCATTTTTTACATTTGCTCCTATTTTATTTCCGGCAGGTTTTAATAATGAATTAATCGCGGTTTTTCATCAAGAAAATCGTTTGTTTTGGCAAAACACAGAATCCAAAGAAGTAAAAGTTCCAATTGACGCATGGAAAAGCCAAGAAAATCTTAGAAAAGAATTTTTAGAACAAGACATTGATTCATTTATCAATACAGACTTAGGTTATGATGGAGAAAGTTTAAGAGTAAAACAAACTTTAATAGATCCTGTAAACCAAAAAGAATATGGATCGATCGAATTTGAAATGGCTGTAATTCTTCCGGGTCAACCAGATTCAAAAGCAAAATTAGAATTATATAAAGCAGAGAATAAAATAAAAGTATTAGAAGAGATCAAAGTCCCGATTCTAAAATTTGTAAAACGTCCAGATCGAAATTTACAAATAGCATTACTGCGTTCTACAGTATCTGCCCATTTAAATGTGTCATCTTCTTCTAGCGATACTATATTTTATTTAGATGGAAGAGAAATTGGGAAACTCCCTGTTAGGCGCATGATGGTTCCGGACGGCCCACATCAAATTACTTATAAAAAAACTGGTATACCGTCTGTTAATAAAAAAATTCTCACGAGATCCGGTGAAGAAGTAAATTTAATCCATGAATGGGAAGATGATTTAAGTGTCGGATCTTTAAAATTATTTAGTTTTCCAAAAGGATTAAAAGTTTCGTGGAATAAAGAAGTAAAAGGGGAAACTCCATTTTTTTTATACGGCATCAATCCCGGAAAATATAAAATGGAATTTTCCAAATACCATGAAAGTAAAAAATCGAATATAACTCTTCGAGAATTTGATGTAGATGTTGAACCAAAGAATATTACCTCTTTATTTTTTCCAATGGAACTTTATGACGCGTTTTCTTCTGCATCGGTCGATTTTTGGTCGCCCGTATTAGGTGGGGTTAATGTTAATTATTCGGGAAACTTAACATTCGAAAATCGTAGTGGTCTAGTAATTGACAAACCAAAAGGGATAGTTAGTCAACCGATTCTTCCTGATTCAATGGAGATAAGTTCTGCCTTTTTTCTGCCGTCCGAAATGGGTTCAGGGAATGTCTCTTTCTCCCTTATGACTAAAAATTCTATTTTTACTTTGGAAGCAGAAAAAGAAAAAGTTTTTATTTACAAATTTCCTTCCAATGGAAATTCAATTGCGGCATATACCTATGAGCCGCAAGTCAACGAACCGAACCGCAGTTTTAAAATTATTACTGACAAAGAAAATAATAAAATTTCAATTTTCTTGAAAGATAAAAATATTTATGAAGATGAAATTGATTTTTCGGATACATGGAAAATTTCAATCTTACTGAGAGGCAATGCATCTCCGAAGGTTAATGCACTTCGTTATTTATGGATTAAGTATCCAAAATACATTCAACTTTTAAAGCCAGAAAAGAATTAA
- a CDS encoding lipase codes for MILRNSIIVCFIGFFIGCSSFPFGKGKHDFFNYHDPNFQCLADAGWRNPDLYSRYKTLGWDVLRQKYNEENLKIKSSNAVIVGNSLIQLFEERLVQKEFPNQSIVTRGIGGDMTEGLRARLPDNVFALNPKVIIIEIGGNDLIFGKCLSYTEKNIRGIVEDIRNFNKNIKIVFLSIPPTKDTRLNAIVPVLNANIQELSREYNFTYLDLWKYMRDPDLPVIKEEYIRYFGLGKMDKIHFNEKGYEVIGQLVRPLLK; via the coding sequence ATGATATTAAGAAATAGTATCATTGTTTGTTTTATTGGTTTTTTCATTGGGTGTTCTAGTTTTCCTTTTGGGAAAGGAAAACACGACTTCTTTAACTACCATGATCCGAATTTTCAATGTTTGGCAGATGCAGGCTGGAGAAATCCAGACCTGTACAGCCGCTACAAAACACTTGGCTGGGACGTTCTCCGGCAAAAATACAACGAAGAAAATCTAAAGATTAAATCTTCTAACGCAGTCATCGTTGGAAATAGTTTGATTCAATTATTTGAAGAGAGACTCGTTCAAAAAGAGTTTCCAAACCAGAGTATAGTCACACGCGGAATTGGCGGTGATATGACAGAAGGACTCCGTGCTCGGCTTCCAGACAATGTTTTTGCTTTGAATCCAAAAGTCATAATCATTGAAATTGGTGGGAATGACTTAATATTTGGAAAATGTCTTTCCTATACGGAAAAAAATATCCGCGGCATTGTTGAGGATATTCGAAATTTTAATAAAAACATAAAAATCGTATTTCTTTCTATTCCGCCCACAAAAGATACTAGACTAAATGCGATAGTTCCCGTTCTAAATGCAAATATACAAGAATTATCTAGAGAGTATAATTTTACTTATTTAGATTTATGGAAATATATGCGCGATCCGGATTTGCCAGTTATCAAAGAGGAATATATTCGGTATTTTGGCTTAGGCAAAATGGACAAAATTCACTTTAATGAAAAAGGATACGAGGTTATAGGTCAGTTAGTCAGACCATTACTTAAGTAA
- the serB gene encoding phosphoserine phosphatase SerB, giving the protein MLIFISFSGNPLPIKDELISYSNSVGYRYSSSIQNIFAHYFETDGIFSKEELVHLREKFAPQKIDVLFVEQLLDRTQSSLFTFDMDSTLIKEEVIDELARKKGVYDLVSAVTKEAMEGNLDFDSALRKRCSYLNGLGNSTFQEIFEKLTPSEGVEEVLPLLQSENAKIAIFSGGFIPVIEKFAKKFSIDMYSANSLEMKDGFTTGNVIGTIVNKNRKRELLVFHREENKIPISQTVAVGDGSNDSLMILEAGIGIGFHAKSGLKKEILNWVDHHSMLTLLFLFDLRD; this is encoded by the coding sequence ATGCTTATTTTTATTTCCTTTTCTGGAAATCCTCTCCCGATTAAGGATGAGTTGATTTCCTATTCTAATTCGGTTGGTTATAGATATTCTAGTTCTATACAAAATATATTTGCCCATTATTTTGAAACAGATGGAATTTTTTCGAAGGAAGAGCTTGTTCATTTGCGAGAAAAATTTGCTCCGCAAAAAATTGATGTATTGTTCGTTGAACAATTACTTGATAGAACCCAAAGTTCACTCTTTACTTTTGATATGGATTCTACTTTAATTAAAGAAGAAGTGATAGATGAGCTTGCACGAAAAAAAGGTGTGTACGATTTAGTCTCCGCTGTGACTAAAGAGGCGATGGAAGGTAATTTAGATTTTGATTCCGCACTTCGTAAACGATGCAGTTATTTAAATGGGTTAGGAAATTCTACATTCCAAGAAATTTTTGAAAAATTGACACCTAGTGAAGGTGTAGAAGAAGTTCTACCGTTACTGCAAAGTGAAAACGCCAAAATTGCTATTTTTAGCGGTGGATTTATTCCGGTTATAGAAAAATTTGCAAAAAAGTTCTCGATTGATATGTATTCTGCGAATTCCTTGGAAATGAAAGATGGGTTTACGACTGGGAACGTTATAGGAACAATCGTAAATAAGAATCGGAAAAGGGAACTTCTCGTATTTCATAGAGAGGAAAATAAAATCCCGATTTCGCAAACGGTAGCGGTTGGCGACGGTTCCAATGACTCTTTAATGATTCTTGAGGCAGGAATCGGGATTGGGTTTCATGCAAAGTCTGGATTAAAAAAAGAAATCCTAAATTGGGTAGATCATCATTCGATGCTTACGTTATTATTTTTATTTGACTTACGCGATTAG